One Helianthus annuus cultivar XRQ/B chromosome 12, HanXRQr2.0-SUNRISE, whole genome shotgun sequence genomic region harbors:
- the LOC110893301 gene encoding uncharacterized protein LOC110893301: MPLYIVSDNGKHFAEKPFKTWCERMHIEQNFTSVAHPLANGQVERANRSIVEGIKKRLGKEGVSWVDKLSHVLWAHRTMPKKSTRETPFSLTYGSEAVIPTEVGVPAPRMRQSQEENEQQLRLNLDLAEERRELAAIREAKYKKELEKHYNSKVKEVWFKEGDYVMRRNDASLAKGTGKMAPKKQCLHAHQDGWNSRSSYLERDAPQKVLPLKKF, translated from the coding sequence ATGCCGCTGTACATCGTAAGCGACAATGGGAAGCACTTCGCGGAAAAACCGTTCAAGACCTGGTGCGAAAGAATGCACATTGAACAAAATTTCACTTCGGTCGCCCATCCCCTGGCTAACGGACAAGTAGAAAGAGCCAACCGCAGCATCGTGGAGGGTATTAAAAAACGTCTGGGGAAGGAAGGAGTCTCCTGGGTAGACAAACTCTCGCACGTCCTATGGGCGCACCGGACGATGCCAAAGAAAAGCACAAGGGAGACCCCCTTCAGTTTAACGTACGGCTCGGAGGCAGTCATACCCACCGAAGTTGGCGTTCCTGCCCCCCGCATGCGACAAAGTCAAGAAGAGAATGAGCAACAACTCCGTCTGAACCTTGACCTAGCCGAGGAGCGAAGAGAACTCGCGGCCATCCGAGAAGCAAAGTACAAAAAAGAGTTGGAAAAACACTATAACTCAAAAGTAAAAGAGGTCTGGTTTAAAGAAGGGGATTACGTCATGCGAAGGAACGATGCTAGCCTGGCCAAGGGTACGGGAAAGATGGCTCCGAAAAAACAGTGCCTACACGCTCACCAAGATGGATGGAACTCCCGTTCGTCGTACCTGGAACGGGATGCACCTCAAAAAGTGCTTCCTTTGAAGAAATTTTGA